One genomic window of Corythoichthys intestinalis isolate RoL2023-P3 chromosome 18, ASM3026506v1, whole genome shotgun sequence includes the following:
- the oatx gene encoding solute carrier family 22 member 6 → MGFSELLDQMGGFGRYQWLHVTLISFPGLLMASQNLLNNFVSGTPGHRCSISANDSFWNLTRQADGRDALEAFIPPDPSGTRLDRCRRYVTPQWQMLNANGSANGSHPPRTESCADGWTYDRSEFIATTVSEWDLVCSLRPLKQMIQTVYMGGVLAGAVIYGGLSDRFGRRSVLIWSYLQLGVLGTCCAFSQSYWVYCAFRFLSGMAVSGIILNSVSLKVEWIPTKSRTLVGTLTSFYFTFGQMVLAGLAYWLRDWRKLHVAVCAPHVLFFAYSWWFAESARWLVLRQRSGEALKTLRRVARINGKADISEGLTPEVLRSHMTKELETDRETLTAYDLLRTPGMRRISVGLIAVWFSTSFAYYGLAMDLQKFGVSIYVMQLIFGAVDIPAKLVALGMLSFLGRRVSQAACLFMSALVIFANIFVPTDKQVVRTTLACLGKAFTSASFTTVYLYTGELYPTVIRQTGMGLVSTMARVGSMAAPAVLILDEVFPALPSVVYGGAAVLASGFACFLPETLNVPLPDTVRDVEDRWSGRKPPEKKEATSEDERAALSLKQVKDADAGSGLNAL, encoded by the exons ATGGGTGGTTTCGGGCGGTACCAGTGGCTCCACGTGACCCTCATCAGTTTCCCGGGCCTCCTGATGGCGAGTCAGAACCTCCTCAACAACTTTGTCTCCGGAACCCCCGGCCACCGCTGCAGCATCTCGGCCAACGACAGCTTTTGGAATCTCACGCGGCAG GCGGACGGCCGGGACGCGCTCGAGGCTTTCATTCCGCCCGACCCTTCGGGAACGAGACTGGACCGCTGCCGGAG GTACGTGACGCCTCAGTGGCAGATGCTAAACGCTAACGGCTCCGCCAACGGCAGCCACCCCCCGCGCACCGAAAGCTGCGCGGACGGATGGACTTACGACCGCTCCGAGTTCATCGCCACCACTGTTTCCGAG TGGGACCTGGTGTGTTCCCTGCGTCCACTCAAGCAGATGATCCAGACGGTGTACATGGGCGGCGTTTTAGCCGGCGCCGTCATCTACGGCGGCCTGTCTGACAG GTTCGGTCGGCGCTCCGTCCTTATTTGGTCCTACCTGCAGCTGGGCGTCCTGGGCACCTGCTGCGCCTTCTCGCAATCTTACTGGGTCTACTGCGCCTTCCGCTTCCTGAGCGGCATGGCAGTGTCGGGCATCATACTCAACTCCGTGTCCCTGA AGGTGGAGTGGATCCCCACCAAAAGCAGGACTCTTGTGGGAACGCTCACCTCCTTCTACTTCACCTTCGGTCAGATGGTCTTGGCGGGCTTGGCTTACTGGCTTCGGGACTGGAGAAAGCTGCACGTGGCCGTGTGCGCTCCCCACGTCCTCTTCTTTGCCTACAGTTG GTGGTTCGCCGAGTCGGCGCGCTGGCTGGTCCTCAGGCAGAGATCCGGGGAGGCCCTTAAGACCCTCCGCAGAGTGGCTCGCATCAACGGAAAAGCCGACATTTCCGAAGGGCTGACGCCGGAG GTGCTTCGCTCCCACATGACCAAGGAGTTGGAGACGGACCGCGAGACGCTGACCGCCTACGACCTGCTGAGGACGCCCGGCATGAGACGCATCTCTGTCGGGCTCATCGCCGTCTG GTTCTCCACCAGCTTCGCCTACTACGGCTTAGCGATGGACCTGCAGAAGTTCGGG GTGAGCATTTACGTGATGCAGCTCATCTTTGGAGCCGTGGATATTCCCGCCAAACTCGTGGCTCTGGGCATGCTGAGTTTTCTCGGGAGAAGGGTGTCTCAGGCCGCCTGCCTCTTCATGTCCGCTCTGGTCATCTTCGCCAACATCTTCGTCCCGACGG ACAAGCAAGTCGTCAGGACCACTTTGGCGTGTCTGGGTAAGGCCTTCACATCGGCGTCCTTCACCACCGTCTACTTGTACACCGGGGAACTCTACCCGACCGTCATCAG GCAAACGGGAATGGGTCTGGTGTCCACCATGGCCAGAGTGGGCAGCATGGCGGCGCCCGCCGTCCTCATCTTGGATGAG GTCTTCCCCGCTCTGCCCAGCGTGGTGTACGGGGGGGCGGCCGTCCTGGCTTCGGGCTTCGCCTGCTTCCTGCCCGAGACGCTCAACGTTCCTTTGCCGGACACCGTGCGGGACGTGGAAGACAGATG GTCCGGCAGGAAGCCCCCGGAGAAGAAGGAGGCCACGTCGGAAGACGAGCGAGCGGCGCTGTCTTTAAAACAAGTCAAGGACGCGGACGCCGGCAGCGGTCTCAACGCCCTCTGA